CAGTTCAGCGCTGTAGTCTTCCCAGCTTGAACGGGGAAGGTTGAACATGCGCTTGCGCTCGGCGAAGGCAGCTTCTGCATCCGGATTCGGGTCGACAAAAATATGCAGGTGGTTAAACGCACCCACTAGCTGAATTTTATCCGACAGCAGCATGCCATTGCCGAAGACGTCGCCAGCCATATCGCCAATGCCCACTACCGTGAACAAATCTTGCTGGGTGTTTACGTCGAGGTTTTTGAAATGACGCTTGACGGATTCCCAGGCACCACGCGCGGTAATCGCCATTTTTTTATGGTCATAACCGTTAGCACCGCCGGAGGCAAAAGCATCGCCTAGCCAGTGGCCATACTCTATGGATATTTCGTTAGCAATATCCGAGAAGGTTGCAGTCCCTTTATCGGCAGCCACCACGAGGTAGCTATCGTCGCCATCATGGCGCACCACGTTTTGCGGCGGCACGACCTCACCACCCACCAGATTGTCAGTGACATCCAACAGCGCACGGATAAAGATTTTGTAGCAAGCGATACCTTCTTTCTGCTGGATTTCACGACCAGCGTTTTCTGGCATGCGTTTGCATACGAAACCGCCTTTAGCACCCACAGGCACGATAACCGCGTTTTTCACCTGCTGGGCTTTTACTAGACCCAACACTTCTGTGCGGTAGTCTTCATGGCGGTCTGACCAACGTAAGCCACCACGAGCGACTTTACCGCCACGCAGGTGAACACCCTCTACGCGAGGCGAACAAACAAAAATCTCAAACGCCGGGCGGGGTTTGGGCATGCCCGTGACTTTCGACGGCTCCAGTTTATAGGAGATGTAATCTTTAAAGCGGCCATCAGCAGCTTTCTGGTAGTAGTTAGTGCGCAGAGTCGCTTGAATAAGCTCCATAAAACGGCGCAGCAACTGGTCATCATTAAGGCTGGCGACACCTTCAAGGTGCTCGTTTAAGCGAACTATACAGTCATCTAAGCTGCTTGGCTGATGCTTGGGATCGAAGCGTAATCGGAAAAGCTCAACGAGTGTCTGGGTGATTGCCGGGTAATTAGCCAGGGTAGCTGCGATGTAGTCCTGCGACATACCAAAGCGTATCTGCTTAAGGTAACGGGCGTAACCACGCAGCATGGCCACTTCGCGCCAATCAAGGCCAGCACCAATAATCAGACGGTTAAAGGCATCGTTATCCGCCTCACCTGCCCATATACGCTTAAACGCTTCGCTGAAGGTGTCACGCATTTCGCTGAGGTTGACGCCTTCACGGCTATGCTCCAGCTCGAAGTCATGAATCCAGTAGCGCTGTTGCGGGGCATTGATGTCGTAGGGGCGCTCACCGATAACGCGCAGCCCCAGGTTTTCCATCATCGGTAGCACATCAGACAGTGGGATCTGCGTTTCACGATGGAAAAGCTTCAAATTCATACCGCCCGCTTGCTCTTCTAGGGGGCGGTAAAGTGACAGCGAGAGATCCTCACCGCTATCCAGGGTCAATAGATGCTGAACATCAAACACCGCGGTGCGGGCATTGAAATCTTCTCGATAACTGGCCGAGAACGCATCATGGAAGTGATCCATTTGGTGGTTAGCGCGCTCTTCACCAAAGCCCTCGATCATTGCTTCTTGAAGCTCATCACGCCAGCTGCGTGCCAAACGTGCCACTTTGCTTTCCAAACGCTTAAGGTCGTATTGGCTTGGCCCTTCACCGTTAAAGCGCAGAATAAGCTGAATACGGGCCAATACCGACTCTGACAAATAGGTATTAAAGTCGCCAAAGTGGGCGTCTAGCTCGTCACATAGCATCGTTTGTATACGCTGACGCAGGTCAGTAGAGAACACGTCTCTTGGTACAAATACTAAGCAGGAGTAGAACTTACCGCTAACGTCCGCGCGAATAAACAAGCGCACTTGGCGGCGTTCGCGGATATTGAGAATACCGAGTGCAGTGCTGGCCAGGGATTCCGTACTGATCTGAAACAGGTCATCACGAGGATACACTTCCAACACTTGCAACAGCTGTTTGCCGTTATGACCCTGGGGATTAAATCCAGCAATATCCATTACAGCTTTCAACTTGCGACGCAGCAACGGAATATTGCGTGGCGATTCGTTATAAACCGTGGCAGTGAACAGGCCAAAGAAGCGCCGTTCGCCAATCACATTGCCGTCGTCATCATAACGGTCAACGGTAATGTAGTCTGGATATGTAGGCCGATGCACCCGGGAGTGATGAGCGCTTTTAGCAAACGACAGTAGCTGAGGTACCAGCACGTAGTCGTCATTCTCATCAATACCTTCTTCAGTGCGAATACGCTCGCGGTAACGAGGCTGATCAAGGCGGAAAACCCCCAGAACACTATTGGGGTCACGTTGTAGCTCTTTACCTTCCAGCAGGTACTCGTCGTAACCCAGGAAAGTAAAGTTATCTTTGAGCAGCCACTCTAAAAACGCGATGGCTTCTTCATGATCGTCAGGATCAATTTGCGGCGGGCAGTTTTTCTCTAGCTCATGAATAGCCGACGTGATTTGACCGCACATCTCATCAAAGTCGCTGACCGCTGTTCTGACATCACGCAGCACTTCATGCAGCTTATTCTCAATTTTGGTCAGCGACTCAGGATCCGAATGGCGATCCACTTCAATGACCATCAACGATTCACGCGCTTCAGGCGCGTTTTCATCTCTTGGCGAAACGAGCTCTTTGAGCTGGTGCTGACCGTCACGAGCTACGGCAAATACAGCGTTCTGAATAGCGTGTACCGTTAGTCCGCGACGATTAAGTTCAATTCGTACCGAATCAACCAAAAATGGCATGTCTTCGTGCAAAACGGCAACGAAGGTATGAGTTGACTGCCAGCCGTGCTCTTCAAAGTCGGGGTTGAAGATGCGCACCTTGGGGCTTTTAGGATCGTGATGCTGTAAAAACTGCCAAATCGACAGCGTGGCCCCATACAAGTCGTCTAGGCGTCGGTCGACCAAGTCTTCCACGGGTACAGTGGCGTAGAAGTGGCGAGCAAAGGCTTCAACATCTGCCGCTCGCTCCGGCTCCAGTCGCGCATCCAATCGCTCTTGTAGCTGCTTCAAAAGATCCCGCCGACTCTCTTCAATCGCAACGTAATGCATCCATCACCTCGACTGCCTGGGGCCACTTTAGGCCAAAAAACGAAGGACAATAGGCCTTTAGGCCTTACTGTCTACTAGCTTACGCTACCGATGCTCGTCTCCCTAGCCATCTGACAGGTTATTCATGGTGTATGCCGCTTATGCATCATAAGCACTATTGACAAGACCTCTATAGCCCAGAGTTCTTTCGTGTGAGTAAGACACCGCATTCACAATGCTTGGTAAATGGGAACTGATCAAAAAGCGCGAACCGCTCAATATGATGCGTTTGAGTCAGTATGGTTAAGTTTTCAGCAAGCGTTGCCGGGTTGCATGAAATATAGACGATTTGAGCGTATTCGCTGATTTGATGACAGCTTTGAACGTCCAGACCTGATCTTGGCGGGTCTACCAACACGGTGGAAAACTCGTATGTGTCTAAGCCCATCTCCGTCACTCGACGACCTGTTTTCTCGCCTTTTAACGCCAGTGCGAACTCTTCAGCGGACATTCTTGCCACCTGAGCATTGGTCACGCCGTTAGCGTCCAGGTTGACGTTAGCGCTAGCAACCGAGGTACGGGAAATCTCAGTCGCCAATACACGGCGAAAGTTATCCGCTAGCGCAATGGTAAAATTGCCGTTACCACAATAAAGCTCCACCAAGTCTTCATGTTGATGATCGGCGGTGGCCTCTCTAGCCCAGCTAAGCATGGTCTGGCAGATATGCGCATTTGGCTGAGTAAAGCTGTTTTCGACCTGCTGATAAACCAACTCACGGCCATCAACGGTTAAGCGCTCCCACACATGATCCCGGGTTAGCACCAAACGCTGCTTGCGAGAGCGGCCAATAATCATGATGCCAAGCGTCTCTTCCAGTGCGCGGGCCTCGGCTTCCCAGGCCTCGCCTAGCGGACGATGGTAAATCAGCGTTACCAAGGCTTCGCCGGATAAGGTGGTTAAAAACTCCACTTGAAACAAGCGGCGGCGAAGCTCATCGCTAGCAAGAAACGCTTCCCGCAGACGCGGCATAAGCGCATTGATATGCTCACTGGCGACGGGAAACTGGTCCAAACGCACAATGCGCTTGTTTTTGGGATTGTCCGAATCGACCTCAAACATAGCGTAGAAGAGGTCATCGTCTTCATGCCAGATGCGAAACTCGCAGCGCTGCCGGTAATAGCTTGGCGGCGAGGGGTAGACTTCAAGCGTGGGCGTGGTGAACGCCGCAAAGGTCTTCTCCACGTAGGCTTGCTTTTCAGCGAGCTGTTCGGCATAGCGTTCTGGTTCTACAGTGGGGATCGCCAAGGTGGCTCCTCTTTGAAATAGATAACATCAATAGAAACAAACAACCTAACAGGGTGACTACACCACGTTAGGAATCGTTAATCGTTGTGGTGCTTGAAAGCCAAAGTGTGCCACCCCTTTAGTAAGTTGCGCCGCTGCAGCTGTCGTAAAGCAACGTCCATCTTGGGAGCTATTGACTAAGGTAGGTGCCACCTGCCCTACTCGGCGGGCAATTGCATCGCCAGAATCCACCCACACCAGAGGCACCGGCGACAGCCGGATTAACTCAGGTTTCAGCAGTGGAAAATGGGTACAACCCAGCACAACCGTATCGAGTGCTGGGTTAGCCTGGGTAGCCTGCCATAAAGGCGTCAGCGCTAGGTTTAATCGCTGTTCATCAATCGGTGTGCCTGATAACCAAGCTTCCGCTTCCGTGACCAGTGCATCCGCCGCCACCTTAGTGACGGTACAGTCACTCGCGAAGCTATTAATTAACGCCTGAGTATACGGCCTATTGACGGTCGCCGTCGTGGCGAGCAAACCAATATGCCGTGTCTGACTACTCAACGCAGCGGGCTTGATAGCAGGCACAGTTCCAACAACCGGGATATCAAGCGTTGCACGCAATCCTTCTAGTGCAAGGGTGCTGGCGGTATTACAGGCAACAACTAAGACACTCGCCTGACAGGCATCTACTGCCGCTTTGCATACCGCAACGATGCGCCTAGAGAGCGTTACATCATCGCGCAGACCATAAGGTAACCACGCATTATCACAGGCGTAGCACATTGCCAGATGCGGATAGTGCTGGCGAAGCGCATGGGCAACAGAAAGACCGCCCACGCCTGAATCAAACAGTAGTACAGGCCCTGACATCACTGTTGACCCATCCAATACGCTTTGTACACGCCAAACCTCTCAAGACGCCAATAAAAAACGGGACGCTAGTTTAACACGCCCCGTTACACCTTGAGTGATCCGCTTATACGCTACAGCGATGGCACTTCGGCACCGCGCAATTCAGCGTAAAGTTCGGGATATGCTTGCTGTAGGCGCTCTAGTTCTTTTTCAGCCCCTTCTGGCAGCGCTTGACGAAGTTCTTCCATATCCTCTTCACTGAAATGTTTATCTATCAGCGGAAACAGGCCCTCTCTCTCATGACGAAGGTAGGCACGGTGTGCATCAAGGTACGCTTTCAATGCCTCTGCAAAGCGATCCATGGGCAGCACGTTATCCATTAAAATCATGTCGATATCATTGGATAAGCGGGACAGACGCGGCTTCAATTTACGATAGTCGCTGGCCATTTGCTCCATCAATGGAAGGTGCTCAGGAGCCTGCTCCTGCAGACGTTCCACGCAAATTTTTTCCAGCGGAGAAGCAAAACCATCCATATAAGACAAAATGTAGTCCACCACCTCGCGCATCAACTGGAAGTCGGGCCGTTCACCACTCACGAGTGTTTTTTGTTTTAGCTGCAACACATGGAGCATTCGCGCCATGTTGGCATGATCTAGACGCAGTTGGTTTAACATCTTGCCGTCTCCTTTGTAAGTGCCTTACCTTTCGCCCATTGCCTATTAGCGCTTACGCGCATGGCATGAGCTGGGTTTAACTACACTGGTGTTAATCGTTACCATGCGCCTTTGACATTACCTAGGCAAGCAGACGCTTATCAGTCGGTTATGCCCAAAGGTAGCCCGACGTTACATTATTTACCACAGACACGTGTTAATCGTTGATTGTTCAATGGCAAGATTTACGATGGAAATTTATAGGGAACGTTTATATGGATCTTTTTGACCGCGCGTCCGTTACCACGAGCGAAGACGTGCCCCTTGCCTACCGTATGCGCCCACTAACCCTTAACGATTATGTCGGTCAGCAAGCATTAGTCGGGCCTGACAAACCTCTGCGCCGAATGGCGGAATCCGGTGTCGTGCGTTCAATGATTTTATGGGGACCGCCGGGCGTTGGCAAAACCACGCTAGCAGAGTTATTGGCACGCGCATCGGGCGCTCATCTTGAGCATTTAAGCGCTGTCATGGCCGGTGTAAAAGAAATTCGCTTGGCAGTAGAGCGAGCCCAGCAACGCACATCGCCTACTCTCCTATTCTTAGATGAAATCCACCGCCTGAACAAGAGTCAACAGGATGCGCTGCTACCCCATGTAGAATCGGGTCTGCTAACGCTGATCGGCGCAACGACAGAAAACCCCTCTTTTGAGGTTAACTCGGCGCTACTTTCCCGTGCTCGGGTTTATGTACTAAAACCGCTGAGCCATGAAGAACTTATCCAGGTGTTAACTCAGGCGTTAAACGACGCAGAGCACGGCTTGGGAAAGCGCTGCATTGAGATGGAAGAGGGCGTGTTAGAGGCACTTGCCCATGCCAGCGCAGGCGACGCACGTCGCGCGCTAGGACTGCTAGAAACGGCCTGCGACTTTACTGAGCGACACAGTGATAGAGAAGTGCTGCACAAAGCGGTGTTAGCCGATGTCGTTGGGCATCAATCAAGCGCCTTTGATAAACAGGGTGACGCTTACTACGATTTATTGTCGGCACTTCATAAATCGATTCGCTCATCCCGTCCTGACTCAGCCCTGCTTTATATGGCACGCTTCTTACAGGGCGGTGGCGACCCACTGGACATCGTGCGGCGCTTAACGGCGATCGCCTCAGAAGATGTCGGTAATGCTGACCCTCGGGCACTCCCCTTAGTCATTGCTGCCTGGGATGCCTATTTACGCTTAGGCAATTATGAAGGCCAGCGAGCGATTGCCCATGCCGCCATTCATTTGGCAGTTGCCCCCAAAAGTAATCGTATTGACCGTGCATGGAAGGCCGCACAACAGTATGTGCAGCAGCAACCACAGCTGGAAGTCCCCAGCTACCTCCGCAACGCCCCTACCAAATTGATGGAGCAATTGGGACATGGCCAAGGTTATCGCTACGCGCACAACGAAGCCCACGGCTACCCTGCTGGCAGCGCTCATGACTGCTGGCCAGACGATTTACCCAAAGCACGCTTTTATGAACCAAGCGACTTTGGTCAGGAAAAACGCTTTGGAGAGATAATGGCGTGGCGGGAACAGCGTGACCAAGAAGCAGATCAGGCACCCTAAGGTGCCTGATCTAATCATCGTGCGGAGTACATTATGGCGAGCAGTTAACAGCTCTGCTTGCAACGCTTCTTACAGTTCTTCGCGGATGACATCAGTGCCATCAGGAATATCAAAGTCGTACATGCTACGGTCAATATTGCCGTTACGGGTAATGTCGCTGAACGTAATCGCTGTGCGCTGACCAGTACTGTCCATCATCCACAGCTCGGTTAAGGTCTGATCGTCAAATACCATACTCAGCTCTTCGAATAACGTATCCGCTGAAATAGGGATCAACGTAAACACGTCATCACCGTCCTGCTGCTCATAAAATACGTCATAGCTGGCAGTTAAATCGTTTGCACTGCCCGACAGCAACAGCGCGGGGGTATGCGTGACCCGGTCATCCATCGCTTGGATGGTGACTTGCTCAAGATCAGGGTCGTAAAGATAAACATCATCGCCATCTGAGACGACGATTTGCGTATAAGGCGCATCGACTTCCCAACGTAGCATGCCAGGACGCGAGAGCCACATTTCCCCACGTGCGCTTTGTAATCGCTCGCCACCACCGTCCAAAATTTGCTGTTCAAACGTCGCTTGATAGTTCTCAAGCGGGTCAAGCCGCTCAGTAAGACGCTCCGCGGCGTCACTTGCCCACGCAATAGGCGCTGCAAAGGCTAACCCTAGCGCGCTGGCTGCTAACGCCAACGATGATGAGCGTCGAATATGTGTATCGCGCATTATTTTCTCCCTAGGCAGTCATTGCCGGATAGCGGACGAGGCAAGGAGCGTTAAGACGATCCATGTAGCCTCTCAGACGCAAAACGCGCCGCAGGGTTTCACCTACGGCGCGACTTTCACGCTTATTGCATTATTGAACCAAGCGCCAGGCACTCATTATATAGAATAAGTTAGTGGCCTATCGGAGGCGGTGCCAGCACTTCACGGGCGCCGTTAGAGCCCATAGACGTCACAACACCGGCACCTTCCATCGCTTCCACCAAGCGCGCCGCACGGTTATAGCCGATCTTGAAACGACGCTGAACGGCAGATATGGAGGCTTTGCGTGTTTCAGTAACAAACTGAACCGCCTCATCGTAAAGCGCATCCTGTTCTGCATCATCACCATCTACACCTTCAGCCTCAAGGCCAGCCAGCGCATCGGCAGTCACACCGCCTGACAAGATCTCTTCAATGTATTCAGGCGCGCCACGTCGTTTCCAATCATCCACTACCCGATGCACTTCGTCATCATCCACAAAGGCACCATGAATCCGGTTAGGCGGCCCTGAGCCGGCTGGCAGATAAAGCATATCGCCATGGCCCAACAAGCTCTCTGCGCCGCCCTGGTCCAGAATGGTGCGCGAATCAATCCGCGACGATACCTGGAAGGCCATCCGCGACGGAATATTCGCTTTAATCAGCCCCGTCACCACATCAACGGAGGGGCGCTGAGTAGCCAGAATCAGGTGGATACCTGCTGCACGCGCCTTTTGAGCCAAGCGGGCGATCAGTTCTTCAACTTTTTTCCCGACGATCATAAACATATCGGCGAATTCGTCGATCACCACGACGATATAGGGCAGCTTTTCAAGGATCGGCGGCGTTTGATGCATTTCCCAAGGCTGCGGCTCCCAAAGCGGATCGGCAACTTGTGCTCCTGCACTTTCAGCCTCATCTAAACGCCCATTAAAGCCTGCAATGTTACGCACCCCCATCGCCGCCATTAACTTGTAGCGGCGCTCCATCTCCGCAACACACCAGCGCAGGCTGTTAGCAGCTTCCTTCATATCAGTGACCACTGGTGCCAAAAGGTGTGGTATGCCGTCATAAACCGACAGCTCCAGCATTTTTGGGTCAACCATGATCAGCTTAAGCTCATCCGGTGTCGCCTTCAGTAGCATGGAAATCAGCATGGCGTTAACGCCCACTGACTTACCAGACCCCGTCGTACCTGCGACCAGCAGATGGGGCATCTTACCTAGGTTAGCAACAACGGGGCCGCCGCCAATGTCTTGCCCCAATGCCATAGTCAGCGGCGAGCTTTCCTGTTGATAACGGTCAGAGTCAATGACCTCGCGCAGCCGAATCATTGCTCGATGGGGGTTAGGTATCTCAATGCCAACCGTTGGACGTCCAGGAATCACCTCAACCACACGCACACTCTTGACCATTAACGAGCGCGCCAGATCTTTGGCAAGGTTACTGATTTTAGAAACTTTCACCCCAGCCGCCGGTTTAATCTCAAACCGGGTAATAACCGGACCAGGCCATGTATCGACCACTTCCGCCTTAACGCCATACTCACGCAGCCGGACTTCCAAGAGCTCTGCCATATCAGCAAGCTGCTCGTCCGTGTAATTAGGCTCATGCGGTTCAGGAGGCGTCAGCAACTGAAGGCTTGGCACATCCCCTTCTGGCTCATCGAATGTTTCGAACGCCGGACGCTGGCTCTGCAGGTGCTCGACGGTCCACAGAGTAGGACCACTGTCTGGATCTTTCTCCTCGGAAGACGCCACGTCGGAAGACATTTCACTTGAAGTCATCGATCTAGAAGGCTCAGCCTGAGAAACGTCAGCCCTGGGTGCTTCAGTCCTGGGTACTTCAGCACCATATAACGTTGGCTCTTGGCGCGCTGCTGTAACGGTTGGCCGCGCTGTTGGAAAATCATCTTCCTCATCGTCCCATACTGGCTCCGGCACGACCTCGGGTACGCGTTCGGAACGGGGCTCAGGGGACGGCGCATGCACAGGGCGAGAGTAACCCTCATCTCGCGGCGTGATAGCAGGTGCCTCTTCGGGTTCAGGCATGCTTCTGGAAGCAGACGTCACCGCGCGTTCAACGTCGCCTTCCCACTTAATCGCATCATCCTGTTTTATTTCATGCTCTGTTGCATCACGTGATACGCCTGGCGATGAATAAAATGACTGCGCTGCTGCTGACTGGAAACCAGGAACAGAACGTGAAGATGACTTTTCAGGCTCAGACTCATCAAGCTCGGGCTCATCAAGAACTGGTTCATCGAAAGCAGGCTTTGCAACATTAGATTGATTGACATCAGGTTCATTGAGCTCAGATTTATCAAACCCAGGTTTATCAAATTCTGGCTCGGTTTCTTTAGTAGAGAGCGGTACCGAAGGCGCTGGTTCATTGTCTTCGTCATCAATACGCACCGCAAAGGCATCCTCGCGAGGCGCGCGGGGCGATTCTTCCTCGACGTTTTCTACAACGTCTTCCGCAACGTTTTCCACAACAGGCTCTATTTTAGGCTCTGTTTTAACTTCACGCCGCTCTTCAGCCACAGCGGCAGGCGTTGAAGGTTGGTCGTTAGGTTCAATATCCTTTTGGGCGTCCATCTCAGGAGCAGGCTGTTCAGGCGCCGCTGACGATGCACGCTTAGGCATATCTTCTGCTGGCAACGCACCGGAAAATGCAGCAGCTGCCCATGGAATGGAGGTATCCGTCGTGGTTGAAAAGCTCGGCTCACGACGAGCACGACTGTTTTCTCGGGCGGAATCCTGCTGCCGACTATCTTCTCTTGGACTTGGGCGTTGCAAGTCACTCTCTTGCTTAGCTGCTTTGAATTCAGTAAGAGGTTTCTCTTTTACTTTCTGAGACGCAGCTTTCGCTGCGGCACGCTGGGAACGCTTCTCACGCCCTTTAGCACGGCGAGCGCTGAACCAGCCCCCTACTTTGCACAGACGACGTCCAAGCTCATCAGCCACCTGTAACCACGACATGCCGCTAAACAGCGGAAAACCAATCAATATTAGCGCGGCAGAAATAAGCCCAACGCCACCACTACTAACCAGTGGCTTTAGGGTGCTTACTAACCCTTCGCCCAATATACCGCCAGAAGCGTAAGGCAAAATGCTGTCAGGATGATAAAAATGGAGCGCCCCCAGCATCGTCGTGCCGAAGATAAGCAGCACTAAGCCGCCGGTATGGACAGCAATCGCTACCGGATCGATCTCAAACCGTACTTGGCGAGATCTCATTAGCCACCAAGCAGCATAACCAAACATACCCGGCCACCATAAGGCGCTTGCCCCCAGCAGCGAATAAAGCACGTCCGCAAGCCAAGCACCGACAGGCCCCATCCAGTTTTGGACATCCGTTTCCGGCCCTTGATAAGACCAACCTGGGTCGGCAGGGTCATAACTAAACAGTGCCAATAACAAAAATACGCACAGCGCAAGCAGCACCACGACCACGCCTTCACG
This genomic window from Halomonas sp. TD01 contains:
- a CDS encoding DNA translocase FtsK, giving the protein MKVNKAVDKRTQRNSRQPSSTASTGRVKAAKDKARRFGLRLQGSAREGVVVVLLALCVFLLLALFSYDPADPGWSYQGPETDVQNWMGPVGAWLADVLYSLLGASALWWPGMFGYAAWWLMRSRQVRFEIDPVAIAVHTGGLVLLIFGTTMLGALHFYHPDSILPYASGGILGEGLVSTLKPLVSSGGVGLISAALILIGFPLFSGMSWLQVADELGRRLCKVGGWFSARRAKGREKRSQRAAAKAASQKVKEKPLTEFKAAKQESDLQRPSPREDSRQQDSARENSRARREPSFSTTTDTSIPWAAAAFSGALPAEDMPKRASSAAPEQPAPEMDAQKDIEPNDQPSTPAAVAEERREVKTEPKIEPVVENVAEDVVENVEEESPRAPREDAFAVRIDDEDNEPAPSVPLSTKETEPEFDKPGFDKSELNEPDVNQSNVAKPAFDEPVLDEPELDESEPEKSSSRSVPGFQSAAAQSFYSSPGVSRDATEHEIKQDDAIKWEGDVERAVTSASRSMPEPEEAPAITPRDEGYSRPVHAPSPEPRSERVPEVVPEPVWDDEEDDFPTARPTVTAARQEPTLYGAEVPRTEAPRADVSQAEPSRSMTSSEMSSDVASSEEKDPDSGPTLWTVEHLQSQRPAFETFDEPEGDVPSLQLLTPPEPHEPNYTDEQLADMAELLEVRLREYGVKAEVVDTWPGPVITRFEIKPAAGVKVSKISNLAKDLARSLMVKSVRVVEVIPGRPTVGIEIPNPHRAMIRLREVIDSDRYQQESSPLTMALGQDIGGGPVVANLGKMPHLLVAGTTGSGKSVGVNAMLISMLLKATPDELKLIMVDPKMLELSVYDGIPHLLAPVVTDMKEAANSLRWCVAEMERRYKLMAAMGVRNIAGFNGRLDEAESAGAQVADPLWEPQPWEMHQTPPILEKLPYIVVVIDEFADMFMIVGKKVEELIARLAQKARAAGIHLILATQRPSVDVVTGLIKANIPSRMAFQVSSRIDSRTILDQGGAESLLGHGDMLYLPAGSGPPNRIHGAFVDDDEVHRVVDDWKRRGAPEYIEEILSGGVTADALAGLEAEGVDGDDAEQDALYDEAVQFVTETRKASISAVQRRFKIGYNRAARLVEAMEGAGVVTSMGSNGAREVLAPPPIGH